A genomic region of Chitinimonas arctica contains the following coding sequences:
- a CDS encoding glutamine--tRNA ligase/YqeY domain fusion protein, translated as MSNHSSAPDTNAPVGTNFIRTVIDSDLASGKHQRTVTRFPPEPNGYLHVGHAKSICLNFGIKEDYKARGLAAECNLRFDDTNPEKESEEYAQSIQADVHWLGFEWDGQVRWASDYFERLYQYAEELIGKGLAFVCELNAEQMREYRGNFGEPGRNSPFRDRPVAENLALFRAMRAGEFADGEKTLRLRIDMASPNLNMRDPVIYRIRRAHHIRTGDQWCIYPMYDYTHCISDALEGITHSLCTLEFADHRPLYDWVLANISIGCHPQQIEFSRLELLYALTSKRKLNQLVTDGLVSGWDDPRMPTVIGMRRRGYSPAGIRLFAERCGVSKSENVIDYSLLEGAVRETLEAEAPRVMAVLDPIKVTLSNYEAGVTGSRSAPFHPQHPEFGERDVPISGHIYIEREDFAEVPPAGWQRLTLGAEVRLRYSYVIKCDEVIKDAAGTVVELKCSLDPATLGQNPVGRKVKGVIHWISAEHAQEAEVRLYERLFTEPRPDAVRGEDGQYVDFKQFINPESLRVLTAYVEPAVRDAAPETRYQFERLGYFVTDRHDHVPGGKVVFNRTVGLKDSWTKSA; from the coding sequence ATGTCGAATCATTCTTCCGCTCCCGATACCAATGCCCCCGTGGGCACCAATTTTATCCGTACCGTCATCGATTCCGATCTGGCCTCCGGCAAGCACCAGCGTACCGTCACCCGCTTCCCGCCCGAGCCCAACGGCTACCTGCACGTGGGTCATGCCAAGTCGATCTGCCTGAATTTCGGCATCAAGGAAGACTACAAGGCACGCGGCCTGGCGGCGGAGTGCAATCTGCGCTTCGACGATACCAATCCGGAAAAGGAATCGGAAGAGTACGCACAGAGCATCCAGGCCGACGTGCACTGGCTGGGTTTCGAATGGGACGGTCAGGTCCGCTGGGCTTCCGACTATTTCGAACGCCTATATCAATATGCCGAGGAGCTCATCGGCAAGGGGCTGGCCTTCGTCTGCGAACTGAACGCCGAACAAATGCGCGAATATCGCGGCAATTTCGGTGAGCCGGGCCGCAACAGCCCATTCCGCGACCGCCCCGTAGCGGAAAACCTGGCCTTGTTCCGTGCCATGCGCGCGGGTGAGTTCGCCGATGGCGAAAAGACGCTGCGCCTGCGTATCGACATGGCCTCGCCCAATCTGAATATGCGCGACCCGGTCATCTATCGGATCCGCCGTGCCCACCATATCCGTACGGGCGATCAATGGTGCATCTACCCGATGTACGACTACACCCATTGCATCTCGGATGCGTTGGAGGGTATTACCCATTCGCTCTGCACGCTGGAATTCGCCGATCACCGTCCACTGTATGACTGGGTGTTGGCCAATATCAGCATCGGCTGCCATCCGCAGCAGATCGAGTTTTCCCGCCTGGAGCTGCTCTATGCGCTGACCTCCAAGCGCAAGCTCAACCAACTGGTGACCGACGGCCTGGTCAGCGGCTGGGACGATCCCCGCATGCCCACCGTGATCGGTATGCGCCGCCGTGGTTACAGCCCGGCGGGCATCCGGCTGTTCGCCGAACGCTGCGGTGTTTCCAAGAGCGAGAACGTGATCGACTACAGTCTGCTGGAAGGCGCCGTACGGGAAACGCTGGAAGCAGAAGCGCCGCGGGTGATGGCGGTGCTGGATCCGATCAAGGTCACACTGAGCAACTATGAAGCGGGTGTCACCGGATCGCGCTCGGCGCCATTCCACCCGCAGCACCCGGAGTTCGGCGAGCGCGACGTACCGATTTCGGGCCATATCTATATCGAGCGCGAAGATTTCGCCGAAGTGCCGCCGGCCGGCTGGCAGCGCCTGACCCTGGGCGCCGAAGTGCGTTTGCGCTATTCCTATGTGATCAAGTGCGACGAAGTGATCAAGGATGCCGCCGGTACGGTGGTCGAATTGAAGTGCTCGCTCGATCCGGCCACCCTGGGTCAGAACCCGGTGGGTCGCAAGGTCAAGGGTGTGATCCATTGGATCAGTGCCGAGCATGCGCAAGAAGCCGAGGTCCGGCTGTACGAGCGCCTGTTCACCGAGCCCCGTCCGGATGCGGTGCGCGGCGAAGATGGCCAATACGTCGACTTCAAGCAATTCATCAATCCGGAATCGCTGCGGGTGCTGACGGCCTATGTCGAGCCGGCGGTACGCGACGCAGCGCCCGAGACCCGCTACCAGTTCGAACGGCTGGGCTATTTCGTTACCGATCGGCACGATCATGTGCCGGGTGGCAAGGTCGTATTCAACCGTACGGTCGGCCTGAAAGACAGTTGGACCAAGTCAGCTTGA